One window of Caldisericum exile AZM16c01 genomic DNA carries:
- the nadE gene encoding NAD(+) synthase produces the protein MEAIETGIKDYLKLRNPKNVVDKIVEFIKEQFEKRNANGVICGLSGGIDSALVAFLLGRALPKEKILTLFMGERDTHPDSLKHARLVAETLGVELREINITGILRSIGVYSLEPSPLFIPRKFQERYTINKYLSNQDEKETSFLKSLKGGAGSIEIMKGNAYLHTKHRIRAVLLYFYGEQKNYIVAGCCNKTEKLTGYFVKYGDSASDFDPIADLYKTQVRELGEFLGVPREIIEKPPSPDLAPGITDEFALQMPYEKIDIILYALEHNLESELKNEGISEKEIEYIKTLKELSSHMRELPPHPEIKN, from the coding sequence TTGGAGGCGATAGAAACGGGTATTAAAGATTACCTAAAGTTAAGAAACCCCAAAAATGTTGTAGATAAAATTGTGGAATTTATCAAAGAGCAGTTTGAAAAACGCAACGCAAATGGTGTGATATGTGGTCTTTCGGGTGGGATTGATTCAGCACTTGTTGCATTTTTGCTTGGAAGAGCGCTTCCAAAAGAAAAAATTCTTACGCTTTTCATGGGTGAGCGTGACACTCACCCAGACAGTTTAAAGCATGCACGCCTTGTTGCCGAAACCCTTGGCGTAGAACTAAGAGAGATAAATATCACAGGAATTCTCAGAAGTATAGGTGTTTATTCTCTTGAACCATCACCTTTATTTATTCCAAGAAAGTTTCAGGAGCGTTATACGATTAATAAGTATTTATCAAATCAGGATGAAAAAGAAACTTCGTTTTTGAAATCCCTCAAAGGTGGGGCAGGAAGTATTGAGATAATGAAAGGAAATGCTTACCTACACACAAAGCACCGGATAAGAGCAGTGCTACTATACTTTTATGGTGAACAAAAGAATTACATTGTTGCAGGATGTTGCAACAAAACGGAAAAACTCACAGGATATTTTGTAAAATATGGAGATTCTGCATCTGACTTTGACCCCATTGCAGACCTATATAAAACTCAGGTAAGAGAACTTGGTGAATTTTTAGGCGTTCCACGGGAGATTATTGAAAAGCCACCCTCACCTGATCTTGCGCCGGGGATAACAGATGAATTTGCCTTACAAATGCCGTATGAAAAAATTGATATTATACTTTATGCACTTGAGCACAACCTTGAAAGTGAACTCAAAAATGAGGGTATAAGCGAAAAAGAAATTGAATACATTAAAACCCTCAAGGAATTATCATCCCACATGCGGGAACTCCCCCCACATCCAGAAATTAAAAATTAA
- a CDS encoding ATP-binding protein, producing MIKNTVLKQKYEKEEILKGIYIEREKITTAKKWLESDIIKVIIGPRRAGKSIFAFMLLKELPFMYFNFDDESLNLSEVLNTDELIKNLHEVYGNTKFVLFDEIQNLPRWELFANRLKREGYNITITGSNSKLLSKELSTALTGRHIPIEILPFNFKEFLKAKNYTFEEEYLSIPQKRGILLHLAEEYLLNGGFPEIAVKGFEPKEYLKTLFDSIIFKDVVKRYRVKHASEIDNIATYLINNFSNLLSFRSIQNFLSLKSVTTTEKYVKYLEESYIFFELSQYSSKASQRIKSPRKIYVVDNGYITAKSVRTSLDRGKMLENLIFTELIKNGKKPNTEFFYYKTRNGREVDFVIKDGLQINTLIQVSYDTTNIETEKREVKSLIEAQEELNAKELKVITWDEEKEVNINGTSIKFESILKFLFG from the coding sequence ATGATAAAAAATACTGTTCTAAAGCAAAAATACGAAAAGGAAGAAATTTTAAAGGGCATTTACATTGAAAGAGAAAAGATAACTACGGCAAAAAAATGGCTTGAAAGTGACATTATTAAAGTTATCATAGGGCCAAGAAGGGCAGGCAAGTCAATCTTTGCATTTATGCTTTTAAAAGAATTGCCTTTTATGTATTTTAACTTTGATGATGAATCATTAAATCTTTCGGAAGTTCTTAATACCGATGAACTTATTAAGAACCTTCATGAAGTTTACGGAAACACCAAGTTTGTGCTTTTTGATGAAATACAAAATCTTCCAAGATGGGAACTCTTCGCTAATAGATTAAAACGTGAAGGTTACAATATTACAATAACAGGCTCAAATTCAAAACTTCTTAGTAAGGAACTTTCAACCGCCCTTACAGGAAGGCATATTCCCATAGAAATCCTCCCATTCAATTTCAAGGAATTCTTAAAAGCAAAGAATTACACGTTTGAGGAAGAATATCTAAGTATACCTCAAAAGCGAGGCATATTACTACATCTTGCTGAAGAATATCTTCTTAACGGCGGATTCCCAGAAATTGCCGTAAAAGGATTTGAACCAAAGGAATACTTAAAAACACTTTTTGATTCAATAATATTTAAGGATGTTGTAAAACGATACAGAGTAAAGCATGCTTCAGAAATAGATAATATTGCAACATACCTTATAAATAACTTTTCAAACCTGCTAAGTTTTAGGTCTATCCAAAACTTCCTATCCTTAAAAAGCGTTACCACAACCGAAAAGTACGTTAAATACCTTGAAGAGTCATACATCTTCTTTGAACTTTCTCAATATTCCTCGAAGGCTTCTCAAAGAATAAAATCTCCCAGAAAAATCTATGTGGTTGACAATGGATATATAACTGCAAAATCTGTGAGAACATCCTTAGATAGAGGCAAAATGCTTGAAAATCTTATTTTTACAGAACTTATAAAAAATGGTAAGAAACCAAACACTGAATTCTTTTACTACAAAACAAGAAATGGAAGAGAAGTGGATTTTGTTATAAAAGATGGTTTACAAATTAACACATTGATTCAAGTTTCATACGATACCACGAACATCGAAACAGAAAAAAGGGAAGTTAAAAGCCTAATTGAAGCCCAGGAAGAACTCAATGCAAAAGAATTAAAAGTTATAACCTGGGACGAGGAAAAAGAAGTTAATATTAATGGAACATCAATTAAATTCGAATCAATATTGAAATTCCTTTTTGGATAA